In Desertifilum tharense IPPAS B-1220, one genomic interval encodes:
- the ilvC gene encoding ketol-acid reductoisomerase: MARMYYDTDANLDLLAQKTIAIIGYGSQGHAHALNLKDSGMNVIVGLYPGSKSAVKAKEAGLSVHSVADAAKAADFIMILLPDEVQKAVYQSEIQPHLSAGKVLAFAHGFNIHFGQVVPPEDVDVVMVAPKGPGHLVRRTYEQGEGVPCLFAVYQDATGQARDRAMAYAKGVGGTRAGILETTFREETETDLFGEQVVLCGGLSELIKSGFETLVEAGYQPELAYFECLHEVKLIVDLVVEGGLAKMRDSISNTAEYGDYTRGPRIITDETRAEMRKVLSEIQSGQFAREFVLENLSGKAGFTAMRRREAEHPIEEVGKDLRAMFSWLKKA, translated from the coding sequence ATGGCTCGCATGTACTATGACACCGATGCCAATCTAGATTTACTCGCACAAAAAACCATTGCAATTATCGGTTATGGTTCGCAAGGACACGCTCACGCCTTGAATCTCAAAGATAGTGGCATGAATGTCATTGTCGGGCTATATCCGGGCAGTAAATCTGCTGTTAAAGCCAAAGAAGCAGGCTTAAGCGTTCATTCCGTCGCGGATGCTGCCAAAGCCGCTGATTTTATTATGATTTTGCTCCCCGATGAGGTGCAAAAAGCGGTTTACCAATCGGAAATTCAACCTCATCTAAGCGCGGGTAAAGTGCTAGCTTTTGCTCACGGTTTTAACATCCACTTTGGTCAAGTGGTTCCCCCCGAAGATGTAGATGTCGTGATGGTTGCACCCAAAGGACCCGGACATTTAGTGCGTCGGACTTACGAACAAGGCGAAGGCGTTCCTTGCTTATTTGCCGTTTACCAAGATGCCACCGGACAAGCCCGCGATCGCGCAATGGCCTATGCTAAAGGGGTTGGTGGTACTCGTGCGGGAATTTTGGAAACGACTTTCCGCGAAGAAACTGAAACCGACTTGTTTGGCGAACAGGTGGTTCTGTGTGGGGGGTTAAGCGAGTTAATTAAATCGGGTTTTGAAACCTTAGTTGAAGCCGGCTATCAACCCGAATTAGCTTATTTTGAATGCTTGCACGAAGTTAAACTGATTGTTGATTTAGTCGTTGAAGGTGGTTTAGCGAAGATGCGCGATAGCATCTCCAATACCGCAGAATACGGCGACTATACGCGCGGTCCTCGGATTATTACCGATGAAACTCGCGCAGAAATGCGTAAAGTTCTCAGCGAAATTCAATCCGGTCAATTTGCTCGCGAATTTGTGTTAGAAAATCTATCGGGTAAAGCCGGATTTACTGCCATGCGCCGTCGCGAAGCCGAACACCCGATTGAAGAAGTCGGTAAAGATTTGCGCGCCATGTTTAGCTGGCTGAAAAAAGCTTAA
- the purC gene encoding phosphoribosylaminoimidazolesuccinocarboxamide synthase translates to MSALSQLYEGKAKIIYTTEDPEVLIAHFKDDATAFNAQKRGTIQGKGQMNCTISSRLFEQLEAQGIQTHYLEQLNGNDMRVKAVKIIPLEVVIRNIAAGSLCQQTGIPLGQILPKPLVEFHYKNDALGDPLLTRDRTLLLELATPEQLDQIQQVALEVNQHLQAFFTRCGITLVDFKLEFGLDSAQTLLLADEISPDTCRLWNAAETDPNLRVMDKDRFRRDLGNVEAGYQQVLERILNQASGRN, encoded by the coding sequence ATGTCCGCTTTATCTCAACTGTACGAAGGCAAAGCCAAAATTATCTATACCACAGAAGATCCAGAAGTTTTAATCGCCCACTTCAAAGACGACGCCACCGCATTTAATGCCCAAAAACGCGGCACCATCCAAGGCAAAGGGCAAATGAACTGCACCATCTCCAGCCGCCTATTTGAACAACTCGAAGCCCAAGGCATTCAAACCCACTACCTAGAACAGCTCAACGGGAACGACATGCGCGTCAAGGCGGTCAAAATTATTCCCCTAGAAGTGGTCATCCGGAACATTGCGGCCGGTAGCTTATGTCAACAAACCGGAATTCCCCTCGGTCAAATCTTACCCAAACCGCTCGTGGAATTTCATTATAAAAACGATGCCCTAGGCGATCCTTTACTCACCCGCGATCGCACTTTACTCCTAGAGTTAGCCACCCCCGAACAACTCGACCAAATTCAACAGGTTGCTTTAGAAGTCAATCAACACTTGCAGGCGTTCTTTACCCGTTGTGGCATTACTCTGGTGGATTTCAAGCTGGAATTTGGCTTAGACAGCGCTCAAACCCTATTGCTCGCCGACGAAATCAGCCCCGATACCTGTCGCTTGTGGAATGCGGCCGAAACCGACCCCAACCTTCGCGTCATGGATAAAGACCGATTTCGCCGCGACTTAGGCAATGTTGAAGCTGGCTATCAGCAAGTTCTAGAGCGAATCTTAAACCAAGCCAGCGGTAGAAATTAA
- a CDS encoding BamA/TamA family outer membrane protein, which produces MRLNSTRSFVLRSPVWAAVFTTWATLGLLSAARGETPSEAYTPQVNEFATAQLIEEIEQGTLRLSGSMPEASAAPVEATARDESELASETVVSAAPAIAPALPISEAVPEALPAGIAPVESPVLWSSEYLSQVPGTEGTPQQETPERIEFDVTPGSPQIQIEQPPAPPVPSVTPTVPTAPPAPATQEPEPRVLVAEVAVTGAAAELQNEVYRVISTQPGRTTTRTQLQEDINAIFATGFFANVRAIPEDTPLGVRITFDVQPNPVLQAVRIEANPGTDVPSVLPAEVIDEIFRPQYGDILNFRDLQQSIQRLNQWYQEQGFVLAQVVAAPEITPDGTVTLVVAEGVIEDIEVRFLNREGEATQEDGTPVRGRTREFIITRELDLQPGRVFNRQVVEEDLQRLFRLGLFQDVRVSLNPGTDPSQVVVVVNAQERNTGSITAGGGISSASGLFGSVSYQQLNLGGNNQQLRAEAQIGTRELLFDLSFTDPWIAGDPNRTSYTVNLFRRRSISLIFDGGDPEVNLPNGDRPRILRLGGGVNFSRPLGPDPRNAEWRGSLGLQYQRVSIRDRNGRVRSEDELGNDLSFSGEGRDDLVAVQLGLVRDRRNDALRPTSGDFLRFGVEQTVPIGLGNIFMNRLRGSYSYYIPVRFTNFNQGPQALAFNVQGGTILGDLPPYEAFALGGSNSVRGYDEGDLGSGRHFVQATAEYRFPVFSIINGALFADFASDLGSGRNVPGNPAGIRDKPGTGFGLGVGVRIQSPIGPIRIDYGFNNEGDSRLHFGIGERF; this is translated from the coding sequence ATGCGCTTAAATAGCACGCGGAGTTTTGTCCTTCGTTCTCCGGTCTGGGCTGCGGTGTTTACCACCTGGGCAACCCTCGGTTTACTCAGCGCCGCCAGAGGAGAAACCCCAAGCGAAGCTTATACCCCCCAGGTCAATGAATTCGCGACGGCCCAATTGATTGAAGAAATTGAACAAGGAACGCTACGCTTAAGCGGATCTATGCCCGAAGCGAGTGCGGCTCCTGTAGAAGCAACCGCCCGCGACGAGAGCGAGCTAGCATCCGAGACCGTTGTGAGTGCTGCGCCAGCAATAGCTCCAGCACTGCCCATTTCAGAAGCGGTTCCAGAAGCGCTCCCTGCGGGAATCGCGCCGGTTGAATCTCCTGTTTTATGGTCTTCAGAGTATCTCAGCCAAGTTCCGGGAACTGAAGGGACTCCCCAACAGGAAACCCCAGAACGCATCGAGTTTGATGTCACGCCGGGAAGCCCGCAGATCCAAATTGAGCAGCCGCCCGCGCCTCCCGTTCCTAGCGTCACCCCGACGGTGCCGACTGCTCCCCCCGCGCCCGCAACGCAAGAACCCGAACCCCGCGTTCTGGTGGCTGAAGTGGCCGTAACTGGGGCGGCTGCGGAATTGCAAAATGAAGTGTACCGCGTCATCAGCACCCAACCGGGGCGCACGACAACCCGCACGCAATTGCAGGAAGACATTAACGCGATTTTTGCCACGGGATTTTTTGCCAACGTCCGAGCTATCCCTGAAGATACCCCGCTAGGGGTAAGAATTACCTTTGACGTGCAACCCAACCCCGTTTTGCAAGCGGTTCGGATTGAAGCGAATCCAGGAACAGATGTCCCCTCTGTGCTGCCAGCAGAGGTGATTGATGAAATCTTTAGACCGCAGTATGGCGATATTCTCAATTTCCGCGACTTGCAACAAAGCATTCAACGCCTGAATCAGTGGTATCAAGAGCAAGGGTTTGTGCTGGCTCAGGTGGTTGCGGCCCCAGAAATTACGCCCGATGGCACCGTGACGTTGGTGGTGGCTGAAGGGGTGATTGAAGATATTGAGGTGCGCTTTCTCAACCGTGAAGGGGAAGCTACTCAAGAAGATGGCACCCCAGTGCGAGGTCGGACGCGCGAGTTTATTATTACGCGCGAACTGGATTTGCAACCCGGACGGGTATTTAATCGCCAAGTGGTGGAAGAAGATTTACAGCGCCTCTTCCGTTTGGGGTTATTCCAAGACGTGCGCGTCTCTTTAAATCCGGGTACCGATCCGAGTCAGGTGGTGGTGGTGGTGAACGCCCAAGAACGCAATACTGGCTCAATTACCGCCGGGGGTGGGATTAGCTCGGCTAGCGGCTTGTTTGGGAGCGTTTCCTACCAGCAGTTAAACCTAGGGGGAAATAACCAGCAGTTGCGGGCAGAAGCGCAAATTGGGACGCGGGAGTTGTTGTTTGATTTAAGCTTTACCGATCCTTGGATTGCGGGCGATCCGAATCGAACTTCTTATACGGTGAACTTGTTTAGACGCCGCTCGATTTCGCTGATTTTTGATGGCGGCGATCCAGAGGTGAATTTACCCAATGGCGATCGCCCTCGCATCCTCCGGTTGGGGGGTGGGGTCAACTTCAGCCGTCCTTTAGGACCCGATCCGCGCAATGCGGAATGGCGCGGTTCCTTGGGCTTGCAATACCAGCGGGTTTCCATTCGCGATCGCAACGGTCGAGTTCGCTCCGAAGATGAACTGGGGAACGACCTCAGCTTTAGCGGCGAGGGTCGAGACGATCTGGTGGCCGTGCAATTGGGGTTAGTGCGCGATCGCCGTAACGATGCTTTGCGTCCCACCAGCGGCGATTTCCTCCGCTTTGGGGTAGAACAAACCGTTCCTATCGGTTTGGGGAATATCTTTATGAACCGCCTGCGGGGAAGCTATAGCTACTACATCCCCGTCCGCTTTACCAATTTCAATCAAGGCCCCCAAGCCCTCGCTTTTAACGTTCAAGGCGGTACCATTCTAGGAGACTTACCCCCCTACGAAGCCTTCGCTTTAGGGGGTAGCAACTCAGTCAGAGGCTACGATGAGGGCGATTTGGGTAGCGGTCGTCACTTCGTCCAAGCCACCGCTGAGTATCGTTTCCCCGTGTTTTCGATTATCAATGGGGCGCTGTTTGCCGACTTTGCCAGCGATTTAGGTTCCGGGCGCAACGTTCCCGGAAATCCTGCCGGAATTCGGGACAAACCTGGAACGGGCTTCGGTTTGGGGGTTGGCGTGCGGATTCAATCGCCCATTGGTCCCATTCGGATCGATTACGGGTTTAACAACGAGGGCGATAGCCGCTTGCACTTTGGGATTGGCGAACGATTCTAA
- the lpxC gene encoding UDP-3-O-acyl-N-acetylglucosamine deacetylase — MNELTQTIQLSGVSLHAGVETQVRLFPAAAGEGRYFVRVDLPDAPQIPARIDAVVSTTLSTELGQGEARVRTVEHLLATLAALGVSDARIEINGPELPLLDGSAVQWVEAIAAWDKTQPAPVAPLAQPITVHAGDAFVAAFPASRTRFTYGIDFELPAIGNQWHSWELDSQSFATEIAPARTFALAHQIEYLRAQGLIKGGSLENALVCGSEGWINPPLRFANEPARHKLLDLVGDLSLLGTIPVAHYLAYKASHHLHVQLAQKIRESQTPD; from the coding sequence ATGAACGAACTCACTCAAACCATTCAGCTATCGGGGGTTAGCTTGCACGCTGGCGTTGAAACCCAGGTGCGGCTATTCCCGGCAGCAGCAGGCGAGGGGCGCTATTTTGTCCGGGTGGATTTGCCGGATGCACCCCAAATTCCCGCGCGGATCGATGCGGTGGTTTCTACCACCCTATCGACAGAATTGGGACAAGGAGAAGCCCGCGTTCGCACGGTTGAGCATCTCTTAGCTACCCTAGCTGCCCTTGGGGTAAGCGATGCTCGCATTGAAATTAACGGGCCAGAATTACCGCTACTTGACGGTTCTGCGGTTCAATGGGTAGAGGCGATCGCCGCCTGGGACAAAACTCAACCCGCCCCAGTTGCGCCCCTTGCTCAACCCATTACCGTTCATGCTGGCGATGCCTTTGTCGCAGCGTTTCCCGCCAGCCGCACCCGCTTTACCTACGGGATTGATTTTGAACTTCCTGCAATTGGCAATCAATGGCACAGTTGGGAACTCGACTCACAAAGCTTCGCCACCGAAATTGCCCCCGCCCGGACCTTTGCGCTAGCCCACCAAATTGAATATTTGCGCGCCCAAGGTTTAATTAAGGGGGGAAGTCTTGAAAATGCGTTAGTTTGCGGTTCAGAGGGGTGGATTAATCCGCCCTTGCGATTTGCAAATGAGCCAGCACGTCATAAACTTTTAGACTTAGTAGGAGATTTGAGTTTACTGGGGACTATCCCAGTTGCCCATTACCTAGCCTATAAAGCTAGCCACCATCTCCACGTCCAATTGGCTCAAAAAATCCGAGAATCTCAAACCCCAGATTAA
- the fabZ gene encoding 3-hydroxyacyl-ACP dehydratase FabZ, whose protein sequence is MSTLTDNSVQSATAQSPEITPLAVEEIQKLLPHRYPFALVDRIIDYVPGKRVVGLKNVTFNEPHFQGHFPGRPIMPGVLIIEAMAQVGGVILTQLPDVERGLCMFAGMDKVRFRRPVVPGDQLVMTVELLNVKRRRFGKMQAQAEVDGKLVAEGELMFSIVD, encoded by the coding sequence ATGTCTACTTTGACCGATAACTCCGTCCAATCTGCAACCGCTCAATCCCCTGAGATTACACCGCTCGCTGTGGAAGAGATTCAGAAACTCTTACCGCACCGCTATCCTTTTGCTCTGGTCGATCGCATTATCGATTATGTTCCAGGTAAGCGCGTGGTGGGTTTGAAGAATGTCACCTTTAACGAACCCCACTTTCAAGGTCATTTTCCCGGACGCCCAATTATGCCGGGGGTGCTAATTATAGAAGCAATGGCGCAAGTGGGTGGGGTGATCCTCACGCAACTTCCGGATGTGGAACGGGGGCTATGCATGTTTGCAGGGATGGATAAAGTCCGGTTTCGTCGCCCGGTGGTTCCTGGGGATCAACTGGTGATGACGGTGGAACTGCTGAACGTCAAGCGCCGTCGATTCGGCAAGATGCAAGCGCAGGCGGAAGTCGATGGTAAGCTGGTGGCTGAAGGCGAACTGATGTTCTCGATTGTTGACTAG
- the lpxA gene encoding acyl-ACP--UDP-N-acetylglucosamine O-acyltransferase, protein MTTLIHPTAVIHPGAKLHPTVRVGAYAVIGEHLEIGAETTIGPHVVLDGWTKIGDRNQIFAGAAIGLEPQDLKYDGSASWVTIGNDNLIREYVTINRATGAGEVTALGNQNLLMAYAHVGHNCKIGDRAIIANSVALAGHVTIESQARISGVLGIHQFVQIGRLAMVGGMSRVDRDVPPYMLVEGNPSRVRSLNLVGLKRAGLSAAELSNLKKAYRLLYRSGLSFNQALEQLELLADNEHLQHLHRFLKLSVAPGRRGPIPGRKVKDEAL, encoded by the coding sequence ATGACCACCTTGATTCATCCCACTGCTGTAATTCATCCTGGTGCCAAACTGCACCCGACAGTACGAGTGGGTGCTTATGCGGTAATTGGGGAACATCTAGAAATTGGTGCAGAAACCACAATTGGTCCTCATGTTGTCCTTGACGGCTGGACGAAAATTGGCGATCGCAATCAGATCTTTGCGGGAGCCGCAATTGGTTTAGAGCCGCAGGATTTAAAGTATGATGGCTCGGCGAGTTGGGTGACAATTGGCAATGATAATTTAATTCGCGAATATGTCACCATTAACCGGGCGACGGGGGCGGGCGAAGTGACGGCACTGGGCAATCAAAATTTATTGATGGCCTATGCTCATGTTGGTCATAACTGTAAAATCGGCGATCGCGCGATTATTGCCAATAGTGTAGCGCTGGCCGGTCATGTCACCATTGAATCGCAAGCTCGGATCAGCGGCGTTTTGGGTATTCATCAGTTTGTTCAGATTGGACGGCTGGCAATGGTGGGCGGAATGAGTCGCGTTGACCGGGATGTACCGCCCTATATGCTGGTAGAAGGGAATCCTTCGCGGGTGCGATCGCTCAATCTGGTGGGCTTAAAGCGGGCGGGTTTGTCGGCGGCGGAGTTAAGCAATCTCAAAAAAGCCTATCGCCTGCTGTATCGTTCGGGTCTAAGCTTTAACCAAGCGCTAGAACAGTTAGAACTGCTTGCCGATAACGAACATCTCCAGCATTTGCATCGCTTTCTGAAATTATCGGTTGCTCCGGGACGGCGCGGCCCAATTCCGGGCAGAAAAGTTAAGGATGAAGCGCTGTGA
- the lpxB gene encoding lipid-A-disaccharide synthase, translating into MKAARIFISTGEVSGDLQGALLVEALKRQAQAVEIMALGGTRMAEAGARLLANTSGIGSVGLWESVPFLLPTLRIQQQVKQFLREQPPDLVVLIDYMGPNLGIGSFLRRHFPQIPIVYYIAPQAWVWSLSPKDTERIVKVTDRLLAIFPAEARYFEQHGAQVRWVGHPLIDRIGRFPSRTEARMRLGIDDQQQAIALIPASRRQELKYLMPPIFKAAQQLQAQLPNAHFWIPLSLERYRPAIEKAIAQFQLKATLVAQQTPEVLAAADLAITKSGTVNLELALLNVPQVVLYRVSPLTYWIGKRVFNFSIPFMSPPNLVQMQAIVPEFLQEQATPEAIFTSALDLLQNPQSREAMQAGYHQMRQALGEPGVCDRAAQEILQLIEGDR; encoded by the coding sequence GTGAAGGCTGCACGCATTTTCATCAGTACGGGTGAAGTCTCTGGAGATTTACAAGGGGCGCTGTTAGTGGAAGCCTTAAAGCGCCAAGCTCAAGCGGTGGAAATTATGGCGCTGGGCGGAACCCGCATGGCTGAAGCGGGTGCCCGGTTGCTGGCGAATACGAGTGGTATTGGTTCGGTGGGGTTGTGGGAATCTGTACCGTTTCTTTTGCCTACTTTACGAATTCAGCAGCAGGTGAAGCAATTTCTCCGCGAACAGCCCCCCGATTTAGTGGTCTTGATTGACTATATGGGGCCGAATTTGGGCATTGGCTCTTTTTTGCGCCGCCATTTTCCCCAGATTCCCATTGTTTACTATATTGCGCCGCAAGCTTGGGTTTGGTCGCTGAGTCCCAAGGATACGGAACGGATCGTGAAGGTAACGGATCGATTGCTGGCGATTTTCCCAGCAGAGGCGCGTTATTTTGAGCAGCATGGCGCTCAAGTTCGGTGGGTTGGGCACCCCCTCATCGATCGGATTGGGAGGTTTCCTAGCCGCACAGAGGCGCGAATGCGGCTGGGAATCGACGACCAACAACAGGCGATCGCGCTCATTCCGGCCTCGCGACGGCAAGAGCTAAAGTATTTAATGCCCCCGATCTTTAAAGCGGCGCAACAACTCCAGGCGCAACTTCCGAACGCTCATTTCTGGATTCCCCTATCGCTAGAGCGCTATCGTCCGGCGATTGAAAAGGCGATCGCGCAATTTCAGCTTAAAGCCACCCTGGTTGCCCAGCAAACCCCGGAAGTTTTAGCCGCAGCCGATTTAGCCATTACCAAGTCGGGAACGGTGAATTTGGAATTAGCCTTGCTGAACGTTCCCCAGGTGGTACTGTACCGCGTGAGTCCCCTGACGTATTGGATTGGAAAGCGGGTGTTTAATTTTTCGATTCCGTTTATGTCGCCGCCCAATTTAGTGCAAATGCAGGCGATTGTTCCCGAATTTCTACAAGAGCAAGCGACGCCAGAGGCGATTTTTACCTCCGCCCTAGATTTATTACAAAATCCCCAATCGCGCGAGGCGATGCAGGCTGGCTATCACCAAATGCGTCAGGCGTTGGGAGAACCGGGCGTTTGCGATCGCGCCGCGCAAGAAATTTTACAGCTTATTGAGGGCGATCGCTAA
- a CDS encoding EAL domain-containing protein, producing MDQTPSPHVCTCHNIKRCQAKEPGRLFLWFPIPHTLTKVTDYFHKFGLECELMQQRPGLSLNCQAGQAQEIARNLSQILAPREVQETQVLFIRGAIQPQLQDFSDIASLQRFIKFSQSDWLVDMLATERLTSYFQPIVSIQDTSQIYGYEALLRGIDEQGKIVSPGPMLELAMESGLLPQVDQRARLSAIAQAARHQLNGHLFINFAPTALYDPNFCLQSTVEAIDRAGIAHERIVFEVVESDNPQDLAHLRSVLQFYRNSGFLVALDDLGSGYSSLNLLHQLRPDFIKLDMELIRNVHQDLYKASITEKLLEIAQRLKIKTVAEGIECLEELNWLRERGATFAQGYLIAKPSETPAAITPRFEQIAFQEVAYPGCKPVEHRVQHQSESERIVAAVTQRIRQSLELDYILQTTADEVRQLFAVDRVVIYRFEPDWSGLVAVESLAEGCLSILGFHVMDTCFQSTHAVYYQQGNTRAITNIETADLSPCHVELLKSLHIKANLVVPILQQERLWGLLIAHQCRSTRQWQQGEINLFNQLATQAAIAIQQSELYHQLQRANQELERLAALDGLTQLANRRCFDDTLQQEWERLAKEEAPISLILLDVDYFKLYNDTYGHLAGDDALRQVARAIAQSVNHPAHLVARYGGEEFAAILPNTDAEEAIAIAAAIQENISELQLPHSTSQVSEFVTLSIGAATVIPQLDISAVSLIVAADRGLYQAKAQGKNQVVQILDHPLSHQRSF from the coding sequence ATGGATCAAACGCCCTCTCCTCATGTCTGTACTTGCCATAACATCAAGCGTTGTCAGGCGAAAGAACCTGGTAGACTCTTTTTGTGGTTTCCCATTCCCCACACTTTAACCAAAGTCACCGATTATTTTCACAAGTTTGGTTTAGAGTGCGAACTGATGCAGCAGCGACCGGGGTTGAGTTTAAACTGTCAAGCTGGACAAGCTCAAGAAATTGCTCGCAACCTGTCTCAAATTTTGGCACCCAGGGAAGTTCAAGAAACGCAGGTACTCTTTATTCGAGGCGCGATCCAACCCCAGCTTCAAGATTTTAGCGATATTGCCTCATTGCAACGCTTCATTAAATTTAGTCAGTCGGACTGGTTAGTGGATATGCTGGCGACAGAGCGATTAACCAGCTACTTCCAGCCGATTGTCTCCATTCAAGATACATCCCAGATTTACGGCTATGAAGCCCTGCTGCGGGGGATAGACGAACAGGGTAAGATTGTCTCGCCAGGACCGATGCTAGAGTTAGCAATGGAGTCGGGACTGCTTCCCCAAGTCGATCAAAGGGCGCGTCTCAGCGCGATCGCCCAAGCGGCTCGCCATCAGCTCAACGGGCATCTTTTTATTAATTTTGCACCCACTGCTCTGTACGATCCTAATTTTTGCTTGCAAAGCACAGTAGAAGCCATCGATCGGGCTGGGATTGCTCACGAACGCATTGTTTTTGAAGTGGTAGAGTCAGATAATCCTCAAGATTTGGCACACCTGAGATCGGTGCTGCAATTCTACCGCAATAGCGGATTCTTGGTGGCTTTGGACGATCTAGGATCGGGTTATTCTAGCCTCAACTTGCTGCATCAGTTACGACCCGACTTCATTAAGCTGGATATGGAGTTAATTCGCAATGTCCACCAAGACTTGTATAAGGCATCCATTACCGAGAAACTCCTAGAAATTGCTCAAAGATTGAAGATTAAGACGGTAGCTGAAGGGATTGAATGTCTTGAGGAACTGAACTGGCTGCGGGAACGCGGTGCAACGTTTGCTCAAGGCTATTTGATTGCGAAACCGAGCGAAACTCCCGCTGCTATTACCCCTCGTTTTGAGCAAATTGCTTTCCAGGAGGTGGCTTATCCTGGCTGCAAGCCGGTGGAACATCGCGTTCAACACCAAAGCGAATCTGAGCGGATTGTGGCGGCAGTTACTCAGCGCATCCGACAATCGCTAGAGTTAGATTATATTCTGCAAACCACGGCTGACGAGGTGCGACAGCTTTTTGCAGTGGATCGCGTGGTAATTTATCGTTTTGAGCCAGATTGGAGTGGGTTAGTTGCGGTTGAATCCTTAGCAGAAGGATGCCTTTCGATTTTAGGCTTCCATGTAATGGATACTTGCTTTCAATCAACCCATGCTGTCTACTATCAGCAGGGAAATACGAGAGCGATTACGAACATTGAAACAGCAGACTTATCTCCTTGTCACGTTGAGTTGCTGAAAAGCTTGCACATCAAGGCTAACTTGGTGGTTCCGATCTTGCAACAGGAGCGTTTATGGGGATTGTTGATTGCTCATCAGTGTCGCAGTACCCGCCAATGGCAGCAAGGGGAGATTAATTTATTTAACCAGTTAGCCACTCAAGCGGCGATCGCGATTCAACAATCGGAACTCTACCACCAATTACAACGGGCGAATCAGGAGTTGGAACGGCTGGCGGCTTTGGATGGTTTAACCCAACTGGCCAATCGCCGCTGTTTTGATGATACTCTCCAACAGGAATGGGAGCGGTTGGCGAAGGAGGAAGCGCCAATCTCGTTAATTTTGTTGGATGTGGATTATTTTAAGCTCTATAACGATACTTACGGGCATTTGGCGGGCGATGATGCGCTTAGACAAGTGGCGCGGGCAATTGCTCAGTCGGTTAACCATCCGGCTCATCTGGTGGCTCGCTACGGGGGAGAAGAGTTTGCTGCAATTTTACCCAATACAGATGCAGAAGAGGCGATCGCCATTGCTGCTGCCATTCAAGAAAATATTAGCGAGTTACAATTGCCCCATTCCACCTCTCAAGTCAGCGAGTTTGTAACGCTCAGTATTGGGGCTGCAACGGTTATTCCTCAACTGGATATTTCTGCTGTGAGTTTAATTGTAGCGGCCGATCGCGGACTGTATCAAGCCAAAGCTCAAGGCAAAAATCAGGTCGTACAAATTCTAGATCATCCTTTGTCCCATCAGCGCTCTTTTTAG
- a CDS encoding YeiH family protein → MNQPLEIETRTQSKARFSLGTGEFKGVFLAGALAAIAILFQRILNLENLSPLIVAILLGTLVRNTIGISPVFQPGIRFCLKRILRLAIILLGLRLSLTEIRALGGEGLAIIGITLISTFFFTCWLGKRLGINAKLTQLIAAGTSICGASAVVAASSVVEGTEEDTAYAVAMVTAFGSLAMLLYPILPSLLNLTPEAFGIWCGASIHEVAQVIASAFQYGSVSGELATISKLSRILFLAPMMLLLNFISIQPTAASKKLSFNQLPIPWFVLFFLLLVVFNSFQLIPMLVKTSLLQFNAFLLTVSLGAMGLETNLHRIQQVGITPVYLAGASWLFLAAISLGLIQLFY, encoded by the coding sequence GTGAATCAACCTCTAGAGATTGAGACGAGAACTCAAAGTAAAGCAAGATTTAGCCTAGGAACGGGAGAATTTAAGGGCGTTTTCCTGGCGGGGGCATTGGCTGCGATCGCCATTCTGTTTCAACGCATCTTAAACCTAGAAAACCTCAGTCCGTTAATCGTTGCAATTCTACTCGGAACCCTCGTTCGCAATACAATTGGAATCTCCCCTGTTTTTCAACCGGGCATTCGCTTTTGCTTAAAACGAATTCTCCGATTAGCCATTATTTTATTAGGGTTGCGATTAAGTTTAACTGAAATTAGGGCGCTTGGAGGTGAAGGATTAGCGATTATTGGGATAACTTTAATAAGTACCTTCTTTTTTACCTGTTGGCTGGGAAAACGATTGGGAATTAATGCTAAATTAACCCAGTTAATTGCAGCCGGAACCTCTATTTGCGGGGCTTCGGCGGTAGTGGCGGCTAGCAGCGTTGTGGAGGGAACCGAAGAAGATACCGCGTATGCAGTAGCAATGGTAACGGCATTTGGAAGTTTAGCAATGCTACTTTATCCTATCTTGCCAAGTCTTCTAAATCTGACCCCCGAAGCTTTTGGAATTTGGTGCGGTGCATCTATTCATGAAGTTGCACAAGTTATTGCCTCAGCTTTTCAATATGGCAGCGTGAGTGGGGAATTGGCAACCATTTCTAAGTTGTCCAGAATTCTATTTTTGGCCCCGATGATGCTACTCTTGAATTTTATTTCTATTCAACCGACAGCAGCAAGTAAAAAGTTGAGCTTTAACCAGCTTCCGATTCCCTGGTTTGTTCTATTTTTCCTGCTTTTGGTAGTCTTTAACAGCTTCCAGTTGATTCCAATGCTAGTTAAGACAAGCTTGCTACAATTCAATGCTTTTCTGTTGACTGTATCCCTAGGTGCGATGGGACTAGAAACGAACTTACATCGGATTCAGCAAGTTGGCATTACTCCAGTATATCTGGCGGGTGCGTCCTGGTTATTTCTGGCTGCGATCAGCTTAGGCTTAATTCAGTTATTCTATTAA